A region of Granulicella aggregans DNA encodes the following proteins:
- a CDS encoding c-type cytochrome: MLGHHPRYAAFMLRRVSLILALSLALQIAGQQARRPAPATHRHSPSDLEVITLDPTGRQKPSIFLSRAYLSSLPQTTTRIHADEDFPELPTSGTRISGVDLETLIHAIDPSNPNLAAVAICRDEYISPFPSQTIGQHHPILALTMDDLSPHAWAVKHHTYDPSPYFVTYQNFVPAFHILAHQDRAQHPAEIVGLKLLPTSLLVAAITPPGADQLPPGSPILDGFQIAQQNCFRCHNSGETGGKKAHRTWQQLGEVAKSRPEFFADWVHNPQSIDPKSKMPPNLKYDQATLKALTRYFQTFAP; encoded by the coding sequence GTGCTTGGGCATCATCCGCGATACGCTGCTTTCATGCTTCGGCGGGTCTCCCTTATCCTCGCTCTCTCTCTTGCTCTGCAAATAGCCGGACAGCAGGCCAGACGGCCTGCACCGGCAACGCATCGTCACTCCCCGTCCGACCTTGAAGTCATCACACTCGACCCCACCGGTCGTCAGAAGCCAAGCATCTTCCTCTCCCGCGCCTATCTCTCGAGCCTCCCTCAGACCACGACCAGGATCCACGCGGACGAAGATTTTCCGGAACTCCCCACCTCTGGCACACGCATCAGCGGAGTCGATCTCGAAACCCTCATTCACGCCATCGATCCCTCGAACCCCAATCTTGCCGCGGTCGCCATCTGCCGTGATGAATATATCTCCCCGTTTCCGTCTCAAACCATCGGACAACATCACCCGATCCTCGCCCTCACGATGGACGACCTCTCCCCCCACGCCTGGGCCGTCAAACACCACACCTACGATCCCAGCCCTTACTTCGTCACGTACCAGAACTTTGTTCCGGCCTTTCACATCCTGGCTCACCAGGACCGCGCGCAACACCCTGCCGAGATCGTTGGCCTAAAGCTCCTCCCTACCTCCTTGCTCGTTGCCGCCATCACTCCACCCGGTGCAGATCAGCTTCCTCCCGGCTCGCCCATCCTCGACGGATTCCAAATCGCCCAACAGAATTGCTTCCGCTGTCACAACTCCGGTGAGACCGGCGGCAAGAAGGCCCATCGCACTTGGCAGCAACTCGGCGAAGTCGCGAAGTCGCGACCGGAGTTCTTCGCCGACTGGGTCCACAATCCCCAATCCATTGATCCGAAATCAAAGATGCCGCCCAATCTGAAGTATGATCAAGCCACACTCAAAGCCCTGACTCGTTACTTTCAGACCTTCGCTCCGTAG
- a CDS encoding DUF2165 family protein has protein sequence MAVRLSKCILVLGVAFFCSLVVFNNLTDYDSNFQFVRHVLQMDTTFPGNRGMWRAINSPAFHHVAYDFVILWESITAAIAWLGGIILLRAVKRPAATFNAAKSPAVAALTLGMVLWFVGFIAVGGEWYLMWQSKVWNGQDPAFRLVVILGVTLLYVTSPDQDHA, from the coding sequence ATGGCGGTCCGTCTCTCGAAGTGCATCCTCGTCCTTGGTGTCGCCTTCTTCTGTTCGCTCGTCGTCTTCAACAACCTTACCGACTACGACTCGAACTTCCAGTTCGTCCGCCACGTCCTCCAGATGGACACTACCTTCCCCGGCAATCGTGGCATGTGGCGAGCCATCAACTCCCCCGCCTTTCATCACGTCGCCTACGACTTCGTGATCTTATGGGAGTCCATCACCGCCGCCATCGCATGGTTGGGAGGCATCATTCTGCTCCGCGCCGTGAAGCGACCCGCCGCTACCTTCAACGCCGCAAAGTCCCCCGCGGTCGCGGCCCTTACCCTCGGCATGGTCCTCTGGTTCGTCGGCTTCATCGCCGTCGGCGGCGAGTGGTACCTCATGTGGCAATCCAAAGTATGGAACGGCCAAGACCCAGCCTTTCGCCTCGTTGTAATCCTCGGCGTCACCCTTCTCTACGTCACCTCTCCGGATCAAGACCATGCCTGA
- a CDS encoding amidase: protein MPETTPPLAAMSAFLRSGEFDPVTVMVEAQKNADVRPGNGNTYLQRDSSLAIREALALPAKFPDEASRLPLYGIPVSLKDCFDLTGTVTTCGSKFYAAQNPPATANSWIADRLLAAGALITGKTHLHPLAYGITGENPEYGDCLQPRDTTLLTGGSSSGAVASIQEGSALFAIGTDTGGSVRVPAALGGLAGYRASLGLFPEEVCWRGGAHLAPSFDTLGLLFRDLRDAPAFGHTVFGIEPVPAPFAPRIGIPDEAFLHDCDPDVLAAYNAWQHRLRQYGATLATFDTAAWADCKEIFTSIQASEAAAIHRGHFAEFEASIAERLAWGESITPDQLAALHVRLEAFRATIAELFTRFDFLMLPCAPVSRLVVGEDQSGARARILRYTCPISMAGLPTVTLPGEVLATKPDEHFGTGMQLCAPRLKDAQLLALAASL from the coding sequence ATGCCTGAAACAACACCTCCCCTCGCTGCCATGAGCGCGTTCCTCCGCTCCGGAGAGTTCGACCCCGTGACCGTGATGGTCGAAGCCCAGAAGAACGCCGACGTCCGCCCCGGCAACGGCAACACCTACCTCCAGCGCGACTCCTCCCTCGCGATCCGCGAGGCGCTCGCCCTGCCTGCAAAGTTCCCCGATGAAGCCTCGCGCCTTCCGCTCTACGGCATCCCCGTCTCGCTCAAAGACTGCTTCGACCTCACCGGCACCGTCACCACCTGCGGTTCAAAGTTCTACGCCGCCCAGAACCCTCCCGCCACCGCCAACTCCTGGATCGCCGACCGCCTCCTGGCCGCAGGTGCCCTCATCACCGGCAAGACCCACCTTCACCCTCTCGCCTACGGCATCACCGGTGAAAACCCCGAGTACGGCGACTGCCTCCAGCCCCGCGACACCACGCTCCTCACCGGCGGCTCATCATCCGGCGCCGTAGCCAGCATCCAGGAAGGCTCCGCCCTCTTCGCCATCGGCACGGACACCGGTGGCTCCGTCCGTGTGCCCGCCGCTTTGGGCGGCCTCGCAGGATACCGTGCCTCCCTTGGCCTCTTCCCCGAAGAAGTCTGCTGGCGCGGCGGAGCCCACCTCGCACCTTCCTTCGACACCCTCGGCCTCCTCTTCCGCGATCTCCGCGACGCCCCCGCCTTCGGCCACACCGTCTTCGGCATCGAGCCAGTCCCCGCACCCTTCGCCCCCCGCATCGGCATCCCCGACGAAGCCTTCCTCCACGACTGCGACCCCGATGTCCTCGCCGCCTACAATGCCTGGCAGCACCGTCTCCGGCAGTACGGCGCGACGCTCGCCACCTTCGACACAGCAGCCTGGGCCGACTGCAAAGAGATCTTCACCTCCATCCAGGCCAGCGAAGCCGCCGCCATCCATCGCGGCCACTTCGCTGAGTTCGAGGCATCCATCGCCGAGCGCCTCGCCTGGGGCGAATCCATCACCCCCGACCAACTCGCCGCCCTCCACGTCCGCCTCGAAGCCTTCCGCGCCACCATCGCCGAACTCTTCACCCGCTTCGACTTCCTCATGCTCCCCTGCGCTCCCGTCAGCCGCCTCGTCGTCGGCGAAGACCAGAGCGGGGCCCGCGCCCGCATCCTCCGCTACACGTGCCCCATCAGCATGGCCGGCCTGCCGACGGTCACCCTCCCCGGGGAAGTCCTCGCGACCAAACCCGACGAACACTTCGGCACCGGCATGCAACTCTGCGCCCCGCGCCTCAAAGATGCCCAACTACTCGCCCTGGCTGCCTCGTTGTAG